The Paenibacillus polymyxa M1 DNA segment GTCACCATGAGCAAGGAATATAAAGACACCAACTTCTGGCTGCCTGGTTTTGATGGGGGATACGGAATCTCGATCTCTAGCAAGTGTAAGGACCCGGTACGTGCTATCCAGTTCCTCGACTTTCTGGCATCGGAAGAGGGTCAAGTCCTGAATAATTGGGGGATTGAAGGCAAGCATTACACAGTTAAAGACGGCAAACGGACGATTATTCCGGCCGTACTTGAACGGATGAACAATGACAATGCGGCTTTCCAAAAAGAGTCTGGAATCGGTCTATATTGGAACTTGATGGTCCATTATGGTGATGGCATTAAGGACTCGACTGGCAACTATTTTACTCGTAGTTATCCGGAACTGCTGACAGCGACTTATAACAAGTCGGAGAAGGAAGTGCTAAAGGCCTATAAGATTGAGCACTGGAAGGATCTATTCCCGAAGGAAGATGAATTCCAACCGAGAGCATATGGAGCAGCGTATACGATGCCTCTTCCCAATGACGATCCGGCTGTTATTCTCGGAGCCAAGATGAAGGATATTACATGGAAACGGATTCCGGAAGCTGTCATGACCAAGCCGGAAAACTTCGACAAGGTTTGGGATGCCTATATGGCAGAACTGGAGAAAGCCGGAGTACAAGAAATGGAACAATCCTTTACCAAGCATATCCAAGACCGAATTAAGCTGTGGTCCACTAACTAACTCGTTTCGCATAAAAGAACGGGGCCGTTTCCACTTTCCAATTGGAGAGGAGACGGTCCTTTTTCATTAAGGTTTGCGATAGACTGCATTCGTTCAGGTTATAAATCAAAAGCGGCCACCCCGGTTACTTTCTGAGGTGGCCGCTGTTCTTTAGAGACAGGCTTCTACGCTGCTTCATGGTGCTGGATGGGCCGGTACAGTTACGGATACGTTAAGAGTGCCTTACTCCGCTTCATTCTTGGACGAAGTAAATAGGTCTTGGGGAAGCTCATCCCTCGTAATCACGTAATCGCTGTTGAACACTTTTATGAGATGATCCAGGGAGTTATATTGTCCGTTGCGGATGAAGTCGCCTGTCCATGTGGTGAAAAAGAGCCAATGTGCTGAATATGTTTGAAGTAATTCAGGATCGCCAATCGGGCCGTTTTCGGACAGACCAACCAGCTTCTTGCCTTGCACGAGATTCACCAAGCTGTCATACTTGCCGATACTTGGGCTATAATTAGCCGCCTGGTTGTAGATATCCACACTTACAATATCGACGACATCGTCTCCCGGATACCACTCGGGGCTCTCGGAGTTCCATACCCAGATCAGGTTGTTCAGGTGATGGTAGTTTGTTAGGCGGTCGTACATGATATGGTACAGTTGCTTGGCGGAGTCTGGCCCTTGGGCGCCCCACCAGAACCATTTGCCTTCCGCCTCGTGCAGCGGTCTCCACAGCACCGGAACGTGAGCGTCTTGGAGGCGTTTCAACTGAGCAGCAATAGCATCGATATCCCGTAGGATAAGCTGATACTCTTCCGACTCGGGATGAGTAAGCGCATATTGAACGTCGAATGTAGTAGCGTCCGTGTAAAACCCGCGCCACCATTCTTTGCCGGGAATATCATGCAGTCCCTTAGGAGCATTCCAGTGCCATGCGAATGTGACAATTCCACCTTCTTTGGCCCATTGAATCGCCTTTTCCACTTCAGTTGAGGTGGCGCCATGTTCGATGCGAGAGGGGGAATAATCCATCATGTCCGTTGATAATATGGCAGGATACTTTCCAGTTTGGTCTTTAATCCACTGGGCATCCTCAAGAGTGTGCTGACCGGAAAGAATGTTGCTGCCGTAACTATCGACGAGATAACCCATAAGTGCCTTGGTTTCCGCAGTCGCATTCGGGTTTACTGGCTTTTTCTCAATCTGATACAGTTTCGGGGGGGACACTGCTGACAGCTTGACGTAGTCGATATGATATTGGTCCGAATCGACATTGAACTGTATGGTATTGTTTCCCGCACTCAGCATCAGTTTACCGCCAGATACCTCTGTGTAGCTTGCTGTTGTCGGGAGTGATGTTTCGCTGGTCTGGCCATTGACCACCAATTGGGTCTTTTTGTCTCCATT contains these protein-coding regions:
- a CDS encoding glycosyl hydrolase: MPDPWKRRSFGILSFVLLSFLLVSLNLIPSLAKAESAPLVTGVEDRTVMNASQDLSTNGNSSPIVVSSKDAILQGYGVEKRDTPYTGDTLYKGDGYVSFFYDYDPNSGKSDGTATFKVNVPTAGLYRLSLGYYIPADTGSKDTSIKVNGTMAENITLATPPKGAAVNEKMVTKIMLNAGTNELTFSRGWGYYGIEYVKVEFANLPAAISKMEAEDGAITGKVSIEAADTGYSGTGYATFKGTGSLTFAYNAASSGLYNLAIGYSNPNGDKKTQLVVNGQTSETSLPTTASYTEVSGGKLMLSAGNNTIQFNVDSDQYHIDYVKLSAVSPPKLYQIEKKPVNPNATAETKALMGYLVDSYGSNILSGQHTLEDAQWIKDQTGKYPAILSTDMMDYSPSRIEHGATSTEVEKAIQWAKEGGIVTFAWHWNAPKGLHDIPGKEWWRGFYTDATTFDVQYALTHPESEEYQLILRDIDAIAAQLKRLQDAHVPVLWRPLHEAEGKWFWWGAQGPDSAKQLYHIMYDRLTNYHHLNNLIWVWNSESPEWYPGDDVVDIVSVDIYNQAANYSPSIGKYDSLVNLVQGKKLVGLSENGPIGDPELLQTYSAHWLFFTTWTGDFIRNGQYNSLDHLIKVFNSDYVITRDELPQDLFTSSKNEAE